A section of the Malus sylvestris chromosome 17, drMalSylv7.2, whole genome shotgun sequence genome encodes:
- the LOC126610911 gene encoding lamin-like protein, with amino-acid sequence MRMMNSGVMVAVVITMGWLMASATAILHKVGGKQGWDQNVNYTEWAVNEQVYVGEWLIFNFDKRYYNVLEVNKTSYENCNDQGFIKNITRGGRDVYQLTEARPYYFLSGGGYCWHGMKLYLTVHDGLPPAPELAPALAPATSVACPPNSLTSSAAEMLFLSIALCLALMWTL; translated from the exons ATGCGGATGATGAATTCGGGAGTGATGGTGGCCGTAGTAATAACGATGGGGTGGCTAATGGCGTCTGCAACCGCTATTCTGCATAAGGTGGGAGGCAAACAGGGTTGGGATCAGAACGTCAATTACACTGAGTGGGCGGTAAATGAACAGGTTTACGTCGGCGAATGGCTCA TATTCAACTTTGACAAGAGGTACTACAATGTTCTGGAGGTGAACAAGACGAGCTACGAGAACTGCAATGATCAAGGCTTCATAAAGAACATAACCCGGGGAGGGCGAGATGTGTATCAACTCACAGAGGCAAGGCCGTATTACTTCCTCTCCGGCGGAGGTTACTGCTGGCATGGCATGAAGCTTTATCTGACTGTCCACGATGGGCTCCCACCTGCTCCAGAACTTGCTCCAGCACTTGCTCCGGCTACAAGTGTGGCTTGTCCTCCAAATTCACTAACCTCCTCCGCCGCTGAGATGTTGTTTCTATCCATTGCCCTTTGCTTAGCTTTAATGTGGACGCTCTAG